A window of Strigops habroptila isolate Jane chromosome 5, bStrHab1.2.pri, whole genome shotgun sequence contains these coding sequences:
- the LOC115608943 gene encoding D(1) dopamine receptor-like, whose amino-acid sequence MGNAAVGGSPQALQVLTGCLLGALVLSTLVGNALVCLAVLRFRHLRAKVTNWFVLSLAVSDLCVALLVMPWKAVTEVAGGSWLFGSRFCDTWVAFDIMCSTASILHLCIISLDRYWAIASPFRYERRMTQGLACAMIATAWALSILISFIPVQLHWHKAKEGRYPGSWLPGTPRCDVSLNRTYAITSSLISFYIPVAIMIITYTRIYRIAQAQIRRISTLERAGGQWPAHGKEPTSSLRSSLHKETKVLQTVSIIMGVFVCCWLPFFLLNCLLPFCQPEHKRDHEGQLPCVGQTTFNIFVWFGWANSSVNPVIYAFNADFRRAFSNLLGCRCFCCGTPGSTVERVNFSNELVSYHHDTTCQKGGPASSSVPPPAITAWVQPTPHAISFQGEDSSEELSMEKGPVASQTQAAPGSSPRSCQVPAVLQLDCKAELSLETITHCTGLGRCERPHHSVPEG is encoded by the coding sequence ATGGGGAACGCGGCGGTGGGAGGCAGCCCGCAGGCGCTGCAGGTCCTCACCGGCTGCCTGCTGGGCGCCCTAGTGCTGAGCACGCTGGTGGGCAACGCGCTGGTATGCCTGGCCGTGCTGCGCTTCCGACACTTGCGTGCCAAGGTCACCAACTGGTTCGTGCTGTCGCTGGCTGTCTCGGACCTCTGCGTGGCCCTCCTGGTGATGCCCTGGAAAGCAGTCACTGAAGTGGCTGGCGGCTCCTGGCTCTTTGGCAGCCGCTTTTGTGACACCTGGGTGGCCTTCGACATCATGTGCTCCACCGCCTCCATCCTCCACCTCTGCATCATCAGCCTGGACCGGTACTGGGCCATCGCCAGCCCCTTTCGCTATGAGCGCAGGATGACACAGGGCCTTGCCTGTGCCATGATAGCCACAGCCTGGGCTCTCTCCATCCTCATCTCCTTCATCCCAGTGCAGCTCCACTGGCACAAAGCCAAGGAGGGAAGATATCCAGGCTCCTGGCTACCTGGGACACCCCGCTGTGATGTCAGCCTGAACCGCACTTACGCCATCACCTCTTCCCTTATCAGCTTCTACATTCCTGTGGCCATCATGATCATCACCTATACCAGGATCTACCGAATTGCCCAGGCCCAGATCCGCCGTATCTCTACTCTCGAGAGAGCAGGGGGGCAGTGGCCAGCTCACGGCAAGGAGCCTACCTCCTCTTTGCGGAGTTCCCTGCACAAGGAGACCAAGGTGCTGCAGACAGTCTCTATCATAATGGGAGTCTTCgtttgctgctggctgcccttcttcctgctcaactgcctgctgcctttctgccaGCCTGAGCACAAGAGAGACCATGAAGGACAGTTACCCTGTGTTGGCCAAACTACCTTCAACATCTTTGTGTGGTTTGGCTGGGCCAACTCCTCAGTGAATCCAGTGATCTATGCTTTCAATGCAGACTTTAGGCGGGCTTTCAGCAATCTCCTGGGCTGCCGGTGCTTCTGCTGTGGCACACCTGGATCCACTGTGGAGAGGGTCAACTTCAGCAATGAGCTGGTTTCCTATCATCATGACACCACTTGCCAGAAGGGAGGACCTGCCTCATCATCAGTACCCCCTCCTGCAATCACTGCCTGGGTGCAGCCCACACCCCATGCCATAAGCTTTCAGGGAGAGGACAGCAGTGAGGAGCTGTCTATGGAGAAGGGGCCTGTGGCCTCCCAGACACAGGCTGCccctggcagcagccccaggagtTGTCAGGTGCCAGCTGTTTTGCAGTTAGATTGCAAAGCAGAGCTATCTCTGGAAACTATTACCCACTGTACAGGGCTTGGTCGGTGTGAGAGACCCCATCACTCTGTTCCAGAGGGATAA